One window of the Triticum dicoccoides isolate Atlit2015 ecotype Zavitan chromosome 3B, WEW_v2.0, whole genome shotgun sequence genome contains the following:
- the LOC119280659 gene encoding uncharacterized protein LOC119280659, whose product MWDAVIEVLGIVEDDVRVPCRAGGLVHQMETFSFVFILKMMLKSLRMTNDLSLLLQKKDQNVVQAMSLVTDVRTRLINWRNDGWEPLLEDVKAFCTKNDIPIPNMDDMFTKWGKSRKGGRNNVTADHFFRVDTFYAAIDSITTEFDHRFNEIMNVNI is encoded by the exons ATGTGGGATGCAGtcatagaagttttgggcattgttGAGGATGATGTGCGTGTTCCATGTAGAGCAGGAGGTTTGGTTCATCAAATGGAGACTTTTAGCTTTGTGTTCATCCTGAAGATGATGCTAAAGAGCCTTCGTATGACAAATGATTTGTCTCTTCTATTGCAAAAGAAGGATCAAAATGTTGTTCAG GCAATGTCATTGGTTACGGATGTGAGAACACGTTTGATCAATTGGAGAAATGATGGTTGGGAGCCACTCTTGGAAGATGTCAAAGCCTTTTGCACCAAAAACGACATTCCAATACCAAATATGGATGACATGTTTACAAAGTGGGGAAAATCAAGAAAAGGTGGACGAAACAATGTCACAGCTGATCATTTTTTTCGTGTGGACACCTTCTATGCTGCCATAGACTCCATCACCACAGAGTTTGATCATCGTTTCAATGAG ATTATGAACGTGAACATATAG
- the LOC119280658 gene encoding putrescine hydroxycinnamoyltransferase 3-like: protein MEVHVLSSKLVKPASTKLAAGAPEYIPLSVFDKVTYQMHMAMIFAFAAPAPAPTAAALEKGLAAALSEYRTLAGQLVRNRSEGPVVLLNDRGARVVEACVDADMVDVDVAQPNPKPELLQLLPDLEEEAIKEVVVVQLTRFRCGSLAVGFARNHAVADGRATSNFLVAWGRATRGLTMGLPPMYKYNHLDLFQPRLTSHCINELELEFDHRNREYYLPPPPAPVPTATAADKKVIVVHKAHFSKDWIAGLRDTTSQGRDRPFTRFETILAQLWRAMTRARGLSHDDISTVRISVDGRSRLGMPAEYAGNLVLWAFPRARVSDLLGQPLSHAAQLIHDEVARVADPAYFRSFVDFATSGVVEQEGLAPSSEINMRDVLCPDLEVHSWLTFQFYDMDFGTGTPTYVMPSYIPAEGLIFLAPSYIGDGSIDAFVPVFQDNLEAFKQCLYSIDHHDKE, encoded by the coding sequence ATGGAGGTCCACGTCCTGAGCTCCAAGCTCGTCAAGCCCGCGTCCACCAAGCTGGCCGCCGGCGCCCCCGAGTACATCCCTCTCTCTGTCTTTGACAAGGTGACGTAccaaatgcatatggccatgatctTTGCCTttgcggcgccggcgccggcgcccacCGCGGCCGCTCTAGAGAAGGGCCTAGCTGCTGCCCTTTCGGAGTACCGCACCTTGGCGGGGCAGCTGGTCCGCAACCGCAGCGAGGGGCCGGTGGTGCTGCTCAATGACCGGGGTGCCCGTGTGGTGGAGGCGTGCGTGGACGCCGACATGGTGGATGTGGATGTGGCCCAGCCCAATCCCAAGCCGGAGCTGCTGCAGCTGCTTCCGGACCTCGAGGAGGAAGCTAtcaaggaggtggtggtggtgcagcTCACGCGGTTCAGGTGCGGCTCCCTCGCGGTGGGGTTCGCCCGCAACCACGCCGTCGCCGACGGGCGCGCCACCAGCAACTTCCTCGTCGCGTGGGGACGTGCCACCAGGGGTCTCACTATGGGCCTCCCGCCCATGTACAAGTACAACCACCTCGACCTATTCCAGCCCCGCCTGACCTCTCACTGCATCaacgagttggagttggagttcgaCCACCGCAATCGCGAGTACTACCTTCCACCACCGCCGGCGCCGGTGCCCACAGCGACCGCCGCCGACAAGAAGGTGATCGTTGTACACAAGGCGCACTTTAGCAAGGACTGGATCGCCGGCCTTCGCGACACCACCTCACAAGGGCGGGACCGCCCGTTTACCCGATTCGAAACTATTCTCGCCCAGCTGTGGCGCGCCATGACACGGGCGCGGGGACTCTCACACGACGACATCTCCACGGTGCGTATCTCGGTGGACGGCCGCAGCCGCCTCGGCATGCCGGCGGAGTATGCCGGCAACCTAGTCCTCTGGGCGTTCCCGCGCGCCAGGGTGTCCGACCTGCTGGGACAACCGCTGAGTCACGCCGCGCAGCTCATCCACGACGAGGTGGCTAGGGTGGCGGACCCGGCCTACTTCCGGTCGTTTGTGGACTTTGCCACCTCCGGCGTTGTCGAGCAAGAAGGACTTGCGCCGAGCTCCGAGATCAACATGAGGGACGTGCTGTGCCCAGACTTGGAGGTGCACAGCTGGCTCACCTTTCAGTTCTACGACATGGACTTCGGCACGGGCACCCCAACGTACGTCATGCCGTCCTACATCCCGGCGGAAGGGCTTATCTTCCTTGCGCCGTCCTACATCGGGGACGGCAGCATCGACGCCTTCGTGCCTGTCTTCCAGGACAACCTCGAGGCCTTCAAGCAGTGTCTCTACTCCATCGATCACCATGACAAAGAGTAG